The following coding sequences lie in one Spinacia oleracea cultivar Varoflay chromosome 1, BTI_SOV_V1, whole genome shotgun sequence genomic window:
- the LOC110778605 gene encoding uncharacterized protein, which produces MQSVHRSANKVNNTPSNVDIGTISIPILQQFDEVMTEHADSVDDKFRPPDHIEMHPVSSPVQIDLDDIQDEVDFWNSSIICYIIGANPPIHVMEGFIRRIWKKFNVDKVVLVKKGIYLVRFLTMDMRDKVTSGHFFFDSKPMIVKPWSVDMDTEKEEIKSLGKPIKRDATTVSRDKLQYARVLVDMPITQNLPDKVSFMNEHGELVQVPITYEWRPTVCDNCKLVGHSTIECRKGKTKRIWVQKKQQVQNHTEVVAPEVDQEGFQRSLRLIRVRPTNLVPTPVDNSFQMLNDDGGHGACSTAELDREDDIEEGSTGRGNSSKSYG; this is translated from the exons ATGCAATCTGTTCACAGATCAGCTAACAAGGTGAATAATACTCCATCTAATGTTGATATTGGTACGATTTCCATTCCAATATTGCAACAATTTGATGAAGTAATGACTGAACATGCTGATAGTGTTGATGATAAATTTAGGCCACCCGATCATATTGAAATGCATCCTGTTTCTAGCCCTGTACAGATTGATCTTGATGATATACAGGATGAGGTGGATTTTTGGAATTCTTCCATTATCTGCTATATTATTGGTGCTAATCCCCCAATACATGTTATGGAAGGGTTTATTAGGAGAATCTGGAAGAAATTTAATGTTGATAAGGTGGTGTTGGTGAAAAAGGGAATCTACTTAGTGAGATTTCTGACTATGGACATGAGAGACAAAGTCACTTCTGGCCATTTTTTCTTTGACAGCAAACCTATGATAGTGAAACCCTGGAGTGTTGATATGGATACGGAGAAGGAAGAGATCAAATCT TTAGGCAAACCAATTAAGAGGGATGCAACCACTGTGAGTAGGGATAAACTTCAGTATGCTAGGGTGTTGGTTGATATGCCAATCACACAAAATCTTCCTGATAAAGTTTCATTTATGAATGAGCATGGTGAGCTGGTTCAAGTACCTATCACCTATGAGTGGAGACCAACTGTTTGTGATAACTGCAAACTAGTTGGACATTCAACCATTGAGTGTAGGAAGGGGAAAACTAAGAGAATATGGGTGCAGAAAAAACAACAAGTTCAGAATCACACAGAAGTGGTGGCACCAGAGGTGGATCAGGAGGGGTTTCAAAGAAGTCTCAGGCTAATCAGGGTTAGACCTACCAACTTGGTTCCAACACCAGTTgataattcttttcaaatgcTGAATGATGACGGTGGTCACGGTGCTTGCAGTACTGCTGAGTTGGATAGGGAAGATGACATTGAGGAGGGTAGCACAGGAAGAGGGAACTCTTCCAAATCTTATGGATAG